One genomic region from Bactrocera tryoni isolate S06 chromosome 3, CSIRO_BtryS06_freeze2, whole genome shotgun sequence encodes:
- the LOC120771004 gene encoding telomere-associated protein RIF1 isoform X1, with product MDSNLGRGFYEVYNSSKEILKNNQTHLYCNMLDLLANTSKSTPSSVIGKILSVDELVRFWVEDILPLAFDDDSVVQGSAVSALEQGLLTLDIGNIPNHSCWNNLKNVIVKEFASRVHQLREDRNQYWHRIWCILVRLLDREILKSASTINLFLSIVELGFRSPDNSVRAEAFTCWHLLIQIFANHNQLSSPKRLKLVCIPLKSSQSKTPYVAAVKLRIWWYLITCLGAQNEDNYENVVEPFLIFCFGSHSKSTLGIAQQYISVRELAMTCLVAIVSKQRDEFIQRLLREYELELMCQDTELITSNIVEKHWKSIFYAILEASNMLVESEKRSDIEQRLLILLTKSATHIMINNDMCVSYEYYCFGLIQMIAKSSRPITIAANVIASEGLRLSRSILDCENYIKIIQFLVKFLTTGRDSLLPNVIQQCAAKISNLDAFIPKQLCWRAVEIVAEYFINTPNDEGFEYFEVKFFIWRNISSEMVNLLRNNSFGRTAQEFVHSLISWSLWPLRMVIEFTGHRNNSIFDEQFYMLWHDLLQLSENTTARSQHLNEIAKVLNAILDSGYECEVFINLFNAYADEMIKHDCNNYSTHFEQLFALLHKLFKKQLTKREKEKLLKIFRCVLHSFKLPESSSLIESIKCTLKEAINKSSKDGVDSKFYEEWKHSVINITRASLGKNFATQVLELFKDDVYVIIPSVWSLKPEKLTDRQKERITEKTNIPALYNDMSQSQDSLIKPWTPKKIVIAKEDQNEIVIEDPYIRQKQTTENNFFRVPNSSSDPKQQNIDSMFLAESSNKNKDFFEDLANSTTDKSIDRNIAEVIEIEKVNSSSPQQIEMNELDKKQVSEVGVEVLTIKNANPKVSNIINHESTSRAQSPKNLLGDTSKIQSGDAEQDHRMDAVEGLFTEVTNPCYGADTIKEISPKKTLTKNSLLLSPPDRKLTNNNTSPKLRPKPPAHLTGRGAQLINMIRNRKIDVQSPQTPMPRLFVGKTDSIDRTVSDTEMVGVENTATPLNNKDILTFTKRLPSPSASPSTSILKRNIRRESLEDNTFESPAFKKKRVSFHDPPVSVTKEYIKHNDENKTKPKRCLNMDKLQPNVEKCMENKYSLKRRSKLDSIIEIEKFTIQQSNKSPGQSTNTGISTEEFDDDNVCGMDHSTEENEAIIKFVPEFPSNSGHHKTSKGRSELAITNNLLEIVIEKHSFEEVLQKYFDCNKDSKLKYYDTIAKLISRGMSEDSKIKETILEALSENHSKDFLDHAIRENLASVVCDRLNLPSVIEYVCEKSKINTSCRTNIFSQLPDILKYCKQDAERLKVVQTILSCISLKDSDILDLMNVLLRVRQMNKPNSDTVSEAAIDSSSNL from the exons ATGGATTCTAATTTAGGTCGAGGGTTTTATGAGGTGTATAATTCCTcgaaagaaattctaaaaaataatcaaacgcACTTGTATTGtaat atGTTGGATTTGCTTGCCAACACGAGTAAAAGCACACCTTCCTCGGTAATTGGAAAGATTTTATCTGTTGATGAATTAGTACGTTTTTGGGTGGAAGATATTCTTCCACTAGCTTTTGATGACGACTCGGTTGTACAGGGCAGTGCCGTATCAGCTTTGGAacaaggtttattaactttagaTATTGGCAACATTCCAAATCATAGTTGTTGGAATAATCTGAAAAATGTAATTGTGAAGGAATTTGCATCTCGGGTGCACCAGCTTAGAGAAGACCGAAACCAATATTGGCATCGAATTTGGTGTATACTTGTTCGTCTGTTGGATCGCGAAATCTTGAAAAGTGCTAGCACTATAAATTTGTTTCTATCTATTGTCGAGCTTGGATTTCGTAGTCCAGATAATTCAGTAAGAGCAGAAGCGTTTACGTGTTGGCATCTACTTATTCAAATCTTTGCTAATCATAATCAATTATCATCGCCCAAACGTTTAAAACTTGTGTGCATTCCTCTAAAATCATCCCAGTCGAAAACTCCATATGTCGCTGCTGTAAAATTACGCATTTGGTGGTATTTGATAACTTGTTTGGGTGCACAAAATGAGGATAACTACGAGAATGTTGTGgaaccatttttaatattttgcttcgGGTCACATTCAAAAAGTACTCTAGGAATAGCCCAACAATACATTTCTGTACGAGAATTAGCTATGACATGCCTGGTAGCCATAGTGAGCAAACAGCGGGATGAATTTATACAAAGGTTATTGCGGGAATACGAGTTAGAATTAATGTGTCAAGATACGGAATTGATAACTTCAAATATTGTGGAAAAACATtggaaatcaatattttatgcTATTTTGGAAGCCTCAAATATGCTTGTCGAAAGTGAAAAACGTAGTGATATTGAACAACGACTGCTAATTTTATTGACCAAAAGTGCAACTCATATAATGATTAATAATGATATGTGTGTATCATATGAGTACTATTGTTTCGGCTTAATACAAATGATTGCAAAAAGCAGTCGTCCCATAACAATAGCAGCTAATGTAATTGCATCCGAAGGACTTCGTTTATCACGCTCTATTCTGGATTgtgaaaattacattaaaattatacagtttttagtaaaatttttaacaactgGAAGAGATTCTCTTCTTCCTAATGTTATTCAGCAGTGCGCTGCTAAAATATCTAATTTAGACGCCTTTATTCCAAAACAACTTTGTTGGCGTGCTGTGGAGATTGTAGCTGAATATTTCATCAATACACCAAATGATGAAGGTTTTGagtattttgaagtaaaattttttatatggcGTAATATATCTTCGGAAATGGTAAATTTGTTAAGGAATAATTCTTTTGGTCGCACAGCACAAGAATTCGTTCATTCATTAATATCCTGGAGCTTATGGCCATTACGCATGGTTATTGAATTTACTGGACATCGCAACAATTCTATTTTTGATGAACAATTCTATATGCTCTGGCATGATCTGTTACAACTTTCAGAAAACACTACTGCTAGATCACAACATTTGAATGAAATAGCAAAAGTTCTAAACGCAATTTTAGATTCTGGTTATGAATGTGAGGTTTTTATCAATCTTTTTAATGCGTATGCAGATGAAATGATCAAACATGACTGCAACAATTATTCGACACACTTCGAACAATTATTTGCTCTCTtacataaattgtttaaaaaacaattaacaaaaaGGGAAAAAGAAAAACTGCTTAAAATTTTCCGATGTGTTCTCCACAGTTTTAAATTACCTGAAAGCAGTTCTCTAATAGAGTCAATTAAATGTACACTTAAAGAAGCTATAAACAAGTCTTCAAAAGACGGTGTAGATTCAAAGTTTTATGAAGAGTGGAAGCATTCTGTTATAAATATTACTCGTGCTTCCCTGGGTAAAAATTTCGCAACTCAGGTTTTAGAATTATTTAAAGATGACGTCTATGTCATCATACCATCGGTATGGAGCCTTAAGCCGGAAAAACTAACAGATAGACAAAAGGAGCGTATAacagaaaaaacaaacatacCAGCACTATATAACGATATGAGCCAGTCGCAGGATTCCTTAATAAAACCTTGGACAcctaaaaaaatagttatagctAAAGAGGACCAAAACGAAATTGTTATAGAAGACCCCTATATACGGCAGAAGCAAACcactgaaaacaatttttttagagtACCTAATTCTAGTTCGGATCCAAAGCAGCAAAATATTGATTCAATGTTTTTGGCGGAATCAAGCAACAAGAACaaagatttttttgaggatCTTGCTAACAGCACGACGGATAAAAGTATTGATCGGAACATTGCAGaagttattgaaattgaaaaagttaattcATCATCACCTCAACAAATTGAGATGAACGAACTCGACAAGAAGCAA GTCAGCGAAGTCGGCGTGGAAGTTTTGACAATAAAAAATGCGAATCCAAAAGTGTCGAATATAATAAATCATGAATCAA cgAGTCGCGCacaatctccaaaaaatttacTCGGGGATACATCAAAAATTCAATCAGGAGATGCGGAGCAAGATCACCGTATGGACGCCGTAGAGGGACTTTTTACCGAAGTGACAAATCCTTGTTATGGAGCGgacacaattaaggaaatttcacctaaaaaaacattaacaaaaaactCTCTCTTA ttATCACCACCTGATCGCAAACTAACAAATAATAACACCAGTCCTAAGTTACGACCTAAACCACCAGCACACCTCACAGGAAGAGGTGCACAATTAATAAACATGATACGCAATAGAAAAATCGATGTACAATCACCACAAACACCCATGCCCAGATTATTTGTGGGTAAAACTGACAGCATAGATCGTACAGTTTCGGATACGGAAATGGTTGGCGTCGAGAATACAGCAACACCACTCAATAACAAAGATATTTTAACATTCACTAAAAGACTTCCTTCTCCATCCGCTAGCCCTTCAACAAGTATTTTGAAGAGAAATATTCGTAGGGAAAGCCTCGAAGATAACACATTTGAATCCCCAGCTTTTAAAAAGAAGAGGGTTAGTTTTCATGATCCGCCGGTGTCAGTTACGAAGgaatatataaaacataatgATGAGAACAAAACCAAACCTAAACG ATGTCTGAATATGGATAAATTACAACCAAATGTGGaaaagtgtatggaaaataaatattcgcTTAAACGAAGAAGTAAATTAGATAGCATTATAgagattgaaaaatttacaatCCAACAATCAAACAAATCACCAGGACAATCGACAAATACTGGTATTAGCACCGAAGAGTTTGATGATGACAATGTATGTGGTATGGATCATTCCACGGAAGAAAACGAGGCCATTATAAAATTTGTTCCAGAATTTCCTTCGAACAGTGGTCATCATAAAACATCGAAAGGTAGATCAGAGTTAGCGATCACCAACAACTTACTTGAAATCGTAATCGAAAAGCATTCTTTTGAAGAagtattgcaaaaatattttgattgtaACAAAGATTCTAAGTTGAAGTACTATGACACAATAGCCAAATTGATATCGAGGGGAATGAGCGAAGATTCGAAAATAAAGGAGACCATTCTTGAGGCACTTTCGGAAAATCATTCGAAAGATTTCTTAGATCATGCAATACGAGAAAATCTTGCTTCGGTCGTATGTGATAGACTGAATTTACCTTCAGTTATAGAATATGTgtgtgaaaaatcaaaaataaatacttcttgtcggacaaatattttttcacaactcccagatattcttaaatattgtaaacaaGATGCTGAGCGCCTAAAAGTTGTACAAACAATATTAAGTTGCATTAGTTTAAAGGACTCGGATATTTTAGATCTGATGAATGTTTTGTTACGCGTACGACAAATGAATAAGCCAAATTCAGACACTGTGTCGGAAGCAGCAATTGATTCTTCTTCTAACCTATAA